The following coding sequences are from one Bifidobacterium sp. window:
- a CDS encoding PH domain-containing protein — translation MQTANISQDELSDQDNQSDQGNQQIGDWRLLHPLALVVDAIDGIKSSVSLIIAVAVILFRFNPPRWTIWAVGTAIVLCACVIAPLLSYLNTKYRLTGESVEYHSGIVVRKHNIIAYSHIHAISSDEPFYYKPFSVVKLNIASAGITSADMLLKAVPSKVQYELEHLRNASHSSRLDSAATHEEFSAETLPAGGSASTEGVQQPEQAQVQGTRLYRASTSDILLYALTDLRFLAAIVALFGLFDRVRDVVSEQLFDEAASTVSSFLRGGVLVVILLVLFLVVSIMLVSVANSMLQFYGFEVWRREDDLVIVRGLMTRRRVTVPVDRIQSVGIQQSVIRRMLHLNSVTLALSASHGEDDDGDSTSISVLPVIRQRELIDTLARVLPQWDIPNPHVQRTARHLTRYLLFVPWVTTTLAVLSVVLFAVIKHEEILLWWALLPLILGALWSLLRWLRGRYEGFQLLDDHRIVVSGARGFALFWVVTRRSRIQSVQRQTSWMRQRRGIERMTMPLFVYSGESELRFSVIRQNQAKQLQEWATRLSQ, via the coding sequence ATGCAAACAGCGAATATAAGCCAGGATGAACTGTCTGACCAGGACAACCAGTCTGACCAAGGCAATCAACAGATTGGGGATTGGCGGCTGCTGCATCCTTTGGCGTTGGTTGTAGATGCTATAGATGGCATCAAAAGCAGCGTATCGTTGATTATTGCAGTTGCGGTGATTCTTTTTCGCTTTAATCCGCCACGTTGGACAATCTGGGCCGTCGGTACGGCCATAGTGCTCTGCGCTTGCGTTATTGCTCCGTTGCTGAGTTATCTCAACACTAAATACCGTTTGACCGGCGAATCAGTTGAATACCATTCTGGCATCGTAGTGCGTAAGCACAATATTATCGCCTACTCGCATATTCATGCGATAAGTAGTGATGAGCCCTTCTATTACAAACCGTTTTCGGTGGTAAAGCTCAACATTGCTAGTGCAGGAATAACCTCCGCTGATATGTTGCTCAAAGCGGTGCCATCCAAGGTGCAGTATGAGCTTGAGCATTTGAGGAATGCATCACACTCGTCTCGCTTAGATAGTGCTGCAACGCATGAAGAGTTTTCTGCAGAGACTCTGCCTGCCGGAGGTAGTGCATCAACTGAGGGCGTACAACAGCCTGAACAGGCTCAGGTGCAAGGTACAAGACTCTACAGAGCTTCGACCTCAGATATCTTGTTGTACGCTCTCACCGATTTACGGTTTCTTGCTGCAATTGTGGCGTTGTTCGGACTGTTTGACAGAGTCAGAGACGTGGTTTCAGAGCAGCTTTTCGACGAAGCGGCGAGCACGGTAAGCAGTTTTCTCAGGGGTGGAGTGCTCGTGGTGATATTGCTGGTGCTATTTTTGGTGGTTTCGATCATGTTGGTGAGTGTGGCCAACAGTATGCTGCAATTTTATGGTTTTGAAGTGTGGCGCAGAGAGGATGATTTGGTCATCGTTCGCGGGCTGATGACCAGGCGAAGAGTGACTGTTCCTGTAGACAGAATCCAGAGCGTAGGCATTCAACAATCAGTGATTCGTCGCATGTTGCACTTGAATTCTGTCACTCTGGCACTCAGCGCCTCACACGGTGAAGACGACGACGGAGACTCCACTAGCATCAGTGTATTGCCAGTCATCAGACAGCGAGAACTCATTGATACGCTTGCACGAGTGTTGCCTCAATGGGACATTCCCAATCCTCATGTACAACGCACTGCTCGTCATCTGACACGATATCTACTATTTGTGCCTTGGGTAACGACGACATTGGCCGTGCTGTCGGTTGTACTATTCGCAGTAATCAAGCATGAAGAAATATTGCTGTGGTGGGCGTTACTTCCTCTGATTCTCGGTGCTTTGTGGAGTTTGTTACGTTGGCTGCGGGGAAGATACGAAGGATTCCAGTTACTGGACGACCATCGAATCGTTGTCTCGGGTGCACGGGGTTTCGCTCTGTTCTGGGTGGTTACTCGAAGATCGAGAATCCAGAGTGTGCAGAGGCAGACATCGTGGATGCGCCAACGTCGGGGAATAGAGCGGATGACCATGCCGCTTTTTGTCTACTCTGGGGAGTCTGAACTACGATTCTCTGTGATCCGACAGAATCAGGCTAAGCAGTTGCAGGAGTGGGCCACGAGACTGTCACAGTAA
- a CDS encoding helix-turn-helix transcriptional regulator, which produces MNYTEEEQRVNAQVQRILENALATRRTVSMRYTDLNGHATERRVDPQLLGKTFGICYLVAYCHQKQAIRWFRLDRIDAAHLTVQASIDQAISEIGAPPDTDQPVWA; this is translated from the coding sequence ATTAACTACACTGAGGAAGAACAGCGTGTCAATGCGCAAGTACAGCGGATACTTGAAAATGCGTTGGCAACGAGACGTACTGTATCCATGCGTTATACAGATTTGAATGGACATGCGACTGAGCGCCGCGTTGACCCACAATTGTTGGGTAAAACTTTTGGTATCTGTTATCTCGTTGCATATTGTCATCAGAAGCAGGCCATCAGATGGTTTCGACTGGATAGAATCGACGCCGCACATCTCACCGTTCAAGCATCAATAGATCAAGCGATATCCGAAATTGGTGCTCCTCCTGATACCGACCAGCCCGTATGGGCATGA
- a CDS encoding MFS transporter has protein sequence MKTSTYGWAMKFSLLSISMLLTSYNAIAGALPALIQQFPEQSRTNVELLTTAPTCAMIVMIIVSGLLAKSVSDRTLVVTGISIATIFGIIPFFMTNNFWLIMASRIGLGIGLGLINSLAVSMIGKYFSGEERATLMGFRSAFVSLGQATLTLIAGFLLNMGWHGPFLLYLLAIPVLILFVSFVPKEPVQRTSEAVSDPGDKQHINGSILVITVFLFFTVTMYTGVTVRLSSIITASGFGSMQQASTLLSVMVFCGMLMGFAFGRVHRALKRQTLTLGVVFLAVACYIVYFAPNFPILCIGALIAGLSYPTMIAYCFNKINEVCPPHSLNLCTSVVLVGCNLSIFTAPYMLKLAAMVTSSDALQSPFIVYGLLMTALALGYGLWFARRKPQGIES, from the coding sequence ATGAAAACATCAACATACGGCTGGGCGATGAAGTTCTCTTTGCTGTCGATATCCATGCTCTTAACCTCATACAATGCCATCGCCGGAGCATTACCTGCCCTTATTCAGCAGTTTCCAGAGCAATCTCGAACCAATGTGGAGCTATTAACTACTGCTCCGACTTGCGCAATGATTGTGATGATTATTGTTTCTGGATTACTGGCTAAATCAGTAAGCGACCGCACTCTGGTAGTTACCGGTATTTCAATAGCCACCATATTCGGTATCATTCCCTTCTTCATGACTAACAATTTCTGGTTGATTATGGCCTCACGCATCGGTTTGGGCATCGGTCTCGGTCTCATTAATTCCTTGGCTGTAAGCATGATTGGCAAATATTTTTCAGGAGAAGAACGTGCCACACTGATGGGCTTCCGCAGCGCTTTTGTATCCTTGGGACAGGCCACATTAACACTGATTGCAGGTTTCCTACTCAATATGGGCTGGCACGGACCGTTCCTGCTGTACCTATTGGCAATTCCTGTATTGATACTCTTTGTGTCTTTCGTGCCCAAAGAACCAGTACAACGCACTTCTGAAGCAGTTTCTGATCCAGGTGACAAGCAGCATATTAACGGGTCGATTTTGGTAATAACTGTATTCCTATTTTTCACAGTCACGATGTATACAGGTGTGACTGTCAGGTTATCTTCGATCATTACCGCCTCAGGCTTCGGCAGTATGCAACAGGCCAGTACACTGCTGAGCGTTATGGTATTTTGCGGGATGCTGATGGGATTCGCCTTCGGCAGGGTTCATCGTGCACTCAAACGCCAAACACTGACCCTTGGCGTGGTGTTCCTTGCCGTCGCTTGCTATATCGTGTATTTTGCCCCCAATTTCCCGATTCTGTGCATAGGTGCGCTGATAGCAGGTTTGTCATACCCAACAATGATCGCCTACTGCTTCAACAAAATTAACGAAGTCTGCCCACCACACTCGTTAAATCTATGTACTTCAGTGGTGTTAGTAGGCTGTAACCTCAGTATTTTCACAGCTCCGTACATGCTGAAACTTGCTGCCATGGTCACTTCTTCCGACGCTTTGCAATCGCCCTTCATCGTCTATGGTCTACTAATGACCGCTCTTGCCCTTGGATACGGCTTGTGGTTCGCACGACGCAAACCGCAAGGGATAGAATCATAG
- a CDS encoding PH domain-containing protein: MYQDNSADFNRNVEDSQQLQAEYTDWDNEERWNRLPRRVIRVWFLSSAISDIVVLLICAVAAGILIHIGWWGFWQRVIVCVAAILSILDLVVRPFLSRYEYAVNRFILGEHEVSIRKGWFFRNLTVVPYSRVQHVETKQGPLLRAFSLMSVEVHTAVGSHTIDALDVDDALSVVSQITAKVRIEKADL; this comes from the coding sequence TTGTATCAGGATAACAGTGCTGATTTCAATAGAAATGTTGAAGATTCTCAGCAATTGCAAGCGGAATATACAGATTGGGATAATGAGGAACGCTGGAATAGGCTTCCACGCAGAGTAATACGTGTATGGTTTCTGTCCTCTGCGATTTCAGATATTGTGGTGTTGCTTATCTGCGCAGTTGCGGCCGGAATATTGATACATATTGGGTGGTGGGGTTTTTGGCAACGAGTAATTGTATGTGTGGCTGCTATCCTTTCAATTCTTGATCTTGTGGTGCGACCATTCCTGTCGAGATACGAATATGCTGTGAATCGATTCATTCTTGGCGAACACGAAGTCTCAATCCGCAAGGGTTGGTTCTTTCGAAATCTGACAGTGGTTCCCTATAGCCGCGTTCAACATGTGGAGACGAAGCAAGGTCCATTGCTACGTGCATTCTCTCTTATGTCCGTTGAAGTTCATACAGCTGTAGGCTCGCACACCATCGATGCCTTGGACGTTGATGATGCCCTAAGCGTGGTGAGCCAAATCACTGCCAAGGTTCGTATTGAAAAGGCAGACCTGTGA
- a CDS encoding DNA-directed RNA polymerase subunit beta': MLDVNAFDKLRIGLATAEDIRSWSFGEVKKPETINYRTLKPEKDGLFGEQIFGPTRDWECACGKYKRVRFKGIVCERCGVEVTRSRVRRERMGHIELAAPVTHIWFFKGVPSRLGYLLDIAPKDLEKVIYFAAYMVTKVDEDQRHQDLPDLQDEFDTEINHLEKARDNEIEKRAKKIEEDLAELEASGEAKGAVKSKLRNGAERDMASIRQRYDDQIQRLSAVFDRFKSLKPGDMEGDVDLWREMEDRYGDYFEGCMGAEAIKKRLQAFDLESSSKELREEIETGTGQRKARALKRLKVVNAFLSNGNSPEAMVLDVVPVIPPDLRPMVQLDGGRFATSDLNDLYRRVINRNNRLKRLIELGAPEIMLNNEKRMLQEAVDSLFDNGRRGRPVTGASNRPLKSLSDMLKGKQGRFRQNLLGKRVDYSGRSVIVVGPSLRMHQCGLPKPMALELFKPFVIKRLVDLNYAQNMKSAKRLVDRGDAEVWGVLEEVISEHPVLLNRAPTLHRLGIQAFEPILVEGKAIHLPPLACAAFNADFDGDQMAVHLPLSAEAQAEARSLMMASDNILKPADGHTVTMPSQDMILGLYYLTTGKDGAKGQGRIFSTLAEAHMALDLGEIEMQSKVLIRVASDFVPSKNWEPSELKVVDPEPGSPDVVKEERLSDGSYLFATSYGRILFNETLPTNYPFINEQVAKGKLAGIVDDIATRYSTAQVAATLDALKDLGFTRAPWSGVTMAFSDIVAPPERDEIVQSYEKQADKVNAQFDMGLLTDEERRQELINLWTECTDKVADAMQQHFTSDNNVNIMVQSGARGNWMQIRQIAGMRGLVANPKGEIIPRPVKSNYRDGLSVLEYFISQHGARKGLADTALRTAESGYLTRRLVDVSQDVIVREEDCGTKRGLPMKVAERDEAGNLVLVKNADGGPYSRLLSSDVLDPKDSKTVLYKSGDALSMDVLRDLVAHGVEEVKARSVLTCESKRGVCAKCYGWSLATNKLVDVGEAVGIVAAQSIGEPGTQLTLRSFHSGGVASASDITQGLPRVTELFEARTPKGEAPIAEFPGIIKIEDTDRGRQVTLSPDDSSVEPIAYTVTRRAPLLVKDGDRVEAGTQLIEGSMDPKKILRILGPRAAQVNIVEEVHNVYRSQGVDIHDKHIEVIVHQMLRRVTVIDSGDTDLLPGELADQSRFKAANIKAVKNGGRPAAGRPELMGITKASLATDSWLSAASFQETTRVLTEASLSQKVDDLKGLKENVIIGKLIPAGTGLARYHNAVVEPDKAIRDTIYPNFGLGGDGSDVDLSDADLSDVDFSNIDFGDLKLGDDFNPDDFLNDQGGQSGLGGTDDTTPSDTAL; this comes from the coding sequence GTGCTGGACGTCAACGCATTTGACAAACTGAGAATCGGCCTGGCTACGGCAGAGGATATCCGCAGCTGGAGCTTCGGTGAGGTAAAGAAGCCTGAAACTATTAATTACCGTACTTTGAAGCCTGAGAAGGACGGTCTGTTCGGAGAACAAATCTTTGGACCTACACGCGATTGGGAATGTGCTTGTGGCAAATACAAGCGTGTTCGTTTCAAAGGCATCGTCTGCGAACGCTGCGGTGTTGAAGTCACCCGTTCGCGCGTGCGTCGTGAGCGTATGGGACACATCGAGCTAGCTGCTCCTGTGACTCACATTTGGTTCTTCAAAGGTGTGCCGTCGCGTCTGGGATACCTTCTGGATATTGCGCCGAAGGATCTAGAAAAGGTTATCTACTTCGCTGCGTATATGGTGACGAAAGTTGATGAGGATCAGCGTCATCAAGATCTTCCAGATCTTCAGGATGAGTTCGATACTGAGATTAATCATCTCGAGAAGGCGCGCGATAACGAGATTGAGAAACGCGCTAAGAAAATCGAAGAAGACTTGGCAGAGCTTGAGGCTTCAGGAGAAGCCAAGGGTGCTGTGAAGTCCAAACTGCGAAACGGCGCAGAGCGCGACATGGCTTCAATCCGCCAGCGCTATGACGATCAAATTCAGCGTTTGAGTGCCGTATTCGACCGCTTTAAGAGCCTTAAGCCAGGCGACATGGAAGGTGATGTCGATCTGTGGCGTGAAATGGAGGATCGTTACGGCGATTACTTCGAAGGTTGCATGGGCGCAGAAGCTATTAAGAAGCGTCTACAGGCATTTGATCTTGAATCATCGTCGAAGGAACTTCGCGAGGAGATTGAGACAGGTACTGGCCAGCGTAAAGCTCGTGCTCTCAAGCGTCTGAAAGTTGTTAACGCCTTCCTATCCAATGGCAATAGTCCTGAGGCTATGGTTTTGGATGTTGTTCCAGTTATCCCTCCTGATCTACGTCCTATGGTGCAGCTTGATGGTGGACGATTCGCGACTTCTGATCTCAACGATCTATACCGTCGTGTTATCAACCGTAACAACCGTTTGAAGCGTCTTATCGAGCTAGGTGCTCCTGAGATTATGCTCAACAACGAGAAGCGAATGCTGCAGGAAGCTGTGGATTCACTCTTCGATAATGGTCGCCGTGGACGCCCTGTTACCGGTGCTTCTAATCGTCCGCTCAAGTCTCTTTCCGATATGCTCAAAGGCAAGCAGGGACGTTTCCGTCAGAACCTGCTCGGTAAGCGCGTCGATTATTCAGGTCGTTCGGTGATCGTGGTTGGACCTAGCCTGCGTATGCATCAGTGTGGTCTGCCAAAGCCAATGGCATTGGAATTGTTCAAGCCCTTCGTTATTAAGCGTTTGGTGGATTTGAACTATGCGCAGAATATGAAGAGTGCCAAGCGTTTGGTTGACCGTGGCGATGCCGAAGTGTGGGGTGTGCTTGAAGAGGTCATTTCAGAGCACCCTGTACTGCTGAACCGTGCACCTACACTGCATCGTCTGGGCATACAGGCCTTCGAGCCGATTTTGGTTGAAGGTAAGGCAATTCATCTTCCACCTCTGGCTTGCGCTGCTTTCAACGCCGACTTCGATGGTGACCAGATGGCAGTCCATCTTCCTTTGAGCGCTGAGGCACAAGCCGAGGCACGCTCGTTGATGATGGCATCTGACAATATTCTTAAGCCAGCTGATGGTCACACGGTGACTATGCCTTCTCAGGATATGATTCTGGGTCTCTATTACTTGACTACTGGTAAGGACGGAGCCAAGGGACAGGGACGTATCTTCAGCACTCTCGCTGAGGCGCATATGGCCTTGGATCTCGGCGAAATCGAGATGCAGTCGAAGGTACTCATTCGAGTGGCTTCCGATTTTGTACCTTCAAAGAATTGGGAACCAAGCGAACTCAAGGTTGTAGACCCAGAGCCAGGCAGCCCAGATGTAGTGAAGGAAGAGCGTCTGAGCGATGGCTCATACCTCTTCGCCACTAGCTACGGACGCATTCTGTTCAATGAAACTCTGCCAACTAACTACCCCTTCATTAATGAGCAGGTTGCTAAAGGCAAGCTTGCTGGCATCGTTGATGACATCGCTACCCGCTACTCCACAGCACAGGTTGCAGCTACCCTTGATGCGCTCAAGGATCTTGGCTTTACCCGTGCACCGTGGTCCGGCGTAACTATGGCATTCTCGGATATCGTGGCGCCACCTGAGCGCGATGAAATCGTGCAGAGCTACGAGAAGCAAGCCGATAAGGTTAATGCACAGTTTGATATGGGTCTGTTAACTGATGAAGAACGTCGTCAAGAGCTGATTAACCTGTGGACCGAATGCACCGATAAGGTTGCAGACGCGATGCAGCAGCACTTCACTTCTGACAACAATGTGAACATCATGGTGCAGTCTGGAGCCCGCGGAAACTGGATGCAGATTCGTCAGATTGCTGGTATGCGTGGTCTTGTGGCAAACCCGAAGGGCGAGATTATTCCTCGTCCAGTCAAGTCGAACTACCGTGATGGTCTATCAGTGCTGGAGTACTTCATCTCTCAGCACGGTGCTCGTAAGGGTCTGGCTGATACGGCACTACGTACTGCAGAATCGGGATACCTCACACGTCGTCTGGTTGATGTTTCTCAGGACGTTATTGTGCGTGAAGAGGATTGCGGTACTAAGCGTGGTCTGCCGATGAAGGTCGCAGAGCGTGACGAAGCAGGTAACTTGGTGCTCGTGAAGAACGCTGACGGTGGCCCATACTCCCGTCTGCTTTCCTCCGATGTGCTAGATCCAAAAGATAGCAAAACGGTTCTGTACAAGAGCGGTGATGCACTGTCCATGGATGTGTTACGTGATCTCGTAGCTCATGGTGTTGAGGAAGTCAAAGCGCGTTCCGTGCTGACCTGTGAATCTAAGCGCGGCGTGTGTGCCAAGTGCTACGGATGGTCACTAGCTACCAACAAGTTGGTTGATGTTGGTGAGGCAGTGGGTATTGTTGCAGCACAGTCCATCGGCGAGCCTGGTACTCAGTTGACACTTCGTTCCTTCCACTCCGGTGGTGTTGCTTCAGCTTCGGATATCACTCAGGGTCTTCCTCGTGTGACCGAGCTTTTCGAAGCTCGTACTCCTAAGGGCGAAGCACCTATTGCCGAGTTCCCAGGAATTATCAAGATTGAGGATACTGACCGTGGCCGTCAGGTTACGCTGAGCCCCGATGATTCGTCAGTCGAGCCGATTGCTTACACCGTGACTCGTCGCGCCCCCTTGCTGGTCAAAGACGGCGATCGAGTTGAGGCAGGTACACAGCTCATTGAGGGTTCAATGGATCCGAAGAAGATCCTGCGAATCCTTGGTCCTCGTGCAGCTCAGGTAAACATTGTGGAAGAGGTTCACAATGTATATCGCTCACAGGGTGTGGATATCCACGATAAGCATATTGAGGTTATCGTCCACCAGATGCTTCGCCGCGTGACGGTGATTGATTCTGGCGACACCGACCTGCTCCCAGGCGAGCTGGCTGATCAGTCACGATTCAAGGCTGCGAACATCAAAGCTGTGAAGAATGGCGGTCGTCCGGCGGCTGGTCGTCCTGAGCTGATGGGTATTACCAAGGCTTCCCTGGCGACTGATTCATGGCTCTCTGCGGCATCCTTCCAGGAGACAACTCGTGTGCTCACAGAAGCTTCGTTGAGCCAGAAGGTTGATGATTTGAAGGGTCTTAAGGAGAACGTCATCATTGGTAAGCTCATTCCTGCTGGAACTGGACTTGCTCGTTATCACAATGCTGTTGTGGAGCCAGATAAGGCTATTCGTGACACGATCTATCCAAACTTCGGCTTGGGTGGTGACGGAAGTGATGTCGACTTGAGTGATGCAGATTTGAGTGATGTTGATTTCTCCAATATTGATTTTGGGGATCTCAAGCTCGGAGATGACTTCAATCCTGATGACTTCCTCAATGACCAGGGAGGTCAGTCCGGACTAGGCGGCACTGATGATACAACGCCAAGTGACACAGCTCTCTAA